One window from the genome of Phycisphaerales bacterium encodes:
- a CDS encoding VWA domain-containing protein, with amino-acid sequence MTWLTPAIAGIAAAIAVPSLLLLYFLKLRRQDVEISSTLLWKKAVQDLQANAPFQRLRKNILLLLQLLALAAVLIALGQPQVEGERAATGRHAIVIDRGVSMRAVDGVDENGNAVSRLDEAKRRALELVETLREPGVFGMTEADQAMVVAFDGTAEMLQPFTTDKRLLREAIESIEPSDAPSRLDEPLRLVRAQAPLQAPPAEAEGEAAEPLPGSVGTIHVFSDGRSEGGEAVDLHAGDEVSFISLGQTETGNVGITALDARRQLRQPEDVSVIVGLQSTMREQASVAVELLIDGNSVAARRLALPPATIEQRTSDAGEAIELVTPTTSGVEFQVRRPGSAVIEARILDASTGEAPDAFDRDDRAWVVLPGAKRLRLALATYGSLVLSEALSSLPVERVEVFTPEAFESIDDPFSRFDVVVLDGWLPDAPEGSELGLPPGSWLVFDAVPSGPSSLIDRGEGPPSEIVDWRRDHPTLRGLALSAVRLSTSRVVETSEDGSATVIASAGVGPAIVGLSSARTRAVVVPWDIDESNWWLEPSFIVFLGQSVRHVTDGGPGDAQRASRPGVARGETLPEGVDTAQLVPPTGDRLTIAVDDSGQAIAGPLSEIGLYALSWEGPPGPSDTRDGSRSERRFAVNLASSQASDITPKRELVIRAERVGAAVDQDGRDRAPKPLWPWFIAAALAIMMLEWFVYNRKVQI; translated from the coding sequence TTGACCTGGCTCACCCCCGCCATCGCCGGCATTGCTGCGGCCATCGCCGTGCCGAGCCTGCTGTTGCTGTACTTCCTCAAGCTCCGCCGGCAGGACGTCGAGATCAGCTCCACGCTCTTATGGAAAAAGGCCGTGCAGGACCTGCAGGCCAACGCGCCGTTCCAGCGGCTGCGCAAGAACATCCTCCTACTCCTGCAGTTGCTCGCGTTGGCGGCCGTGCTCATCGCGCTCGGGCAGCCGCAGGTCGAGGGCGAGCGTGCGGCCACGGGCCGGCACGCGATCGTGATCGACCGGGGCGTATCCATGCGCGCCGTCGACGGCGTCGATGAGAACGGCAACGCAGTGAGCCGCCTCGATGAGGCAAAGCGGCGGGCGCTCGAGCTCGTTGAGACGCTGCGGGAGCCGGGCGTCTTCGGCATGACCGAGGCCGATCAGGCCATGGTCGTTGCCTTTGACGGCACCGCCGAGATGCTTCAGCCGTTCACGACCGACAAGCGCCTCCTGCGCGAAGCGATCGAATCGATCGAGCCCAGCGATGCGCCGAGCAGGCTCGACGAGCCGCTCCGGCTCGTACGTGCCCAGGCGCCGCTACAGGCTCCGCCGGCCGAGGCCGAGGGCGAGGCGGCCGAGCCGCTGCCCGGCAGCGTCGGCACCATTCACGTCTTCAGCGACGGCCGGTCTGAGGGCGGCGAGGCCGTCGACCTGCATGCGGGCGATGAGGTGTCGTTCATCTCGCTCGGCCAGACCGAGACCGGCAACGTCGGCATTACGGCTCTCGATGCGCGCCGCCAGCTCCGCCAGCCCGAGGACGTGTCGGTGATCGTCGGCCTGCAGTCCACCATGCGCGAGCAGGCGAGCGTTGCGGTCGAGCTGCTGATCGACGGTAACTCAGTCGCCGCGAGGCGTCTGGCGCTCCCTCCGGCGACCATCGAGCAGCGAACCAGCGACGCTGGCGAAGCCATCGAACTGGTCACACCCACCACCAGCGGCGTCGAGTTCCAGGTCCGCCGGCCCGGCTCGGCGGTCATCGAGGCGCGAATCCTCGACGCTTCCACCGGAGAGGCCCCCGACGCGTTCGACCGCGACGACCGTGCCTGGGTCGTGCTGCCGGGAGCCAAGCGGTTGCGTCTGGCGCTGGCCACCTACGGCAGCCTCGTCTTGAGCGAGGCGCTCTCGTCCCTGCCCGTCGAGCGGGTCGAGGTCTTTACGCCTGAGGCATTCGAGTCAATCGACGATCCCTTCAGCCGGTTCGACGTCGTCGTGCTCGACGGCTGGTTGCCCGATGCGCCCGAGGGCAGTGAGCTCGGGTTACCGCCGGGGAGTTGGCTCGTGTTCGACGCCGTTCCATCTGGCCCGTCATCGCTGATCGATCGCGGCGAGGGCCCGCCTTCGGAGATCGTCGACTGGCGTCGCGACCACCCAACGCTCCGCGGGTTGGCCCTCTCGGCCGTCCGCCTTTCCACCAGCCGCGTGGTAGAAACGAGCGAAGACGGTTCGGCCACGGTCATCGCTTCGGCCGGTGTCGGTCCGGCGATCGTCGGGCTTTCGTCTGCCCGCACGCGTGCGGTCGTCGTGCCGTGGGACATCGACGAGAGCAACTGGTGGCTCGAGCCCAGCTTCATCGTGTTCCTGGGCCAGTCGGTCCGCCACGTGACCGACGGCGGCCCGGGTGACGCGCAGCGCGCGAGCAGGCCGGGCGTCGCACGAGGCGAAACCCTCCCCGAGGGCGTCGATACGGCACAACTCGTTCCACCCACCGGCGACCGGCTGACCATCGCTGTCGACGACTCGGGCCAGGCCATCGCCGGCCCGCTCAGCGAGATCGGGCTGTACGCACTGTCGTGGGAAGGCCCGCCCGGCCCCAGCGACACGCGCGACGGCAGCCGCAGCGAGCGCCGCTTTGCGGTGAACCTTGCCAGCAGCCAGGCATCGGACATCACGCCGAAGCGCGAGCTCGTCATACGAGCAGAGCGCGTCGGGGCCGCAGTAGACCAGGACGGGCGCGATCGAGCGCCGAAGCCGCTCTGGCCCTGGTTCATCGCCGCAGCGCTCGCGATCATGATGCTCGAGTGGTTCGTCTACAACCGGAAGGTGCAGATATGA
- a CDS encoding DUF58 domain-containing protein, with protein sequence MLKDASPKRPQTVDDLLDANLVAQLSRVDLQSRKIFRGKVQGERRSKKRGESVEFADHRPYVSGDDLRHVDWNIYGRLDRLFLKLFQEEEDLSLHVVLDCSGSADCGSPNKFTFMQRAAMALGYIGLVNLNRVSATAIARAEDGTGVLTSVRNLRGRRRVHEIRRWMCSLEPGGDLPFTDACKRIALSRTGKGVMVVLSDLLIKEGYEDGLRLLAGRGYDLVVLQVMSPQELEPTVGGDLRLRDVEDRDHAEVTISAPLLKRYKKVVEAYLRQVQGFCAAREITHLTVRSDTPIDTLLMDYLRKRGVLR encoded by the coding sequence ATGCTCAAAGATGCCTCCCCAAAACGCCCGCAGACCGTCGACGACCTGCTCGACGCCAACCTCGTTGCGCAATTGTCGCGTGTCGACTTGCAGAGCCGCAAGATCTTTCGTGGCAAGGTGCAGGGCGAGCGACGCAGCAAGAAGCGGGGCGAATCGGTCGAGTTCGCCGACCACCGGCCCTACGTCAGCGGCGACGATCTGCGGCACGTCGACTGGAACATCTACGGCCGGCTCGATCGCCTGTTCCTTAAGTTGTTCCAGGAAGAGGAAGACCTCTCGCTGCATGTTGTTCTGGATTGCAGCGGATCCGCCGACTGCGGCTCGCCGAACAAGTTCACGTTCATGCAGCGTGCCGCGATGGCGCTGGGGTACATCGGTCTGGTGAACCTCAACCGCGTGTCTGCGACGGCCATCGCACGAGCAGAGGACGGGACGGGCGTGCTGACCAGCGTGCGCAATCTCAGAGGCCGCAGGCGTGTCCACGAGATACGCCGATGGATGTGCAGCCTCGAGCCCGGCGGCGACCTGCCCTTCACCGATGCCTGCAAGCGCATCGCGCTCTCGCGCACGGGCAAGGGCGTGATGGTTGTGCTCAGCGATCTGCTGATCAAGGAGGGCTACGAGGACGGCCTGCGCCTGCTCGCCGGCCGGGGCTACGACCTCGTCGTGCTGCAGGTGATGAGCCCGCAGGAACTCGAGCCAACCGTCGGCGGCGACCTGCGCCTGCGGGACGTCGAGGATCGCGACCACGCCGAGGTCACCATCTCCGCCCCGCTGCTGAAGCGATACAAGAAGGTCGTCGAGGCGTACCTCCGTCAGGTCCAGGGCTTCTGCGCCGCCCGCGAGATTACGCACCTGACCGTCCGCAGCGACACGCCCATCGACACGCTGCTGATGGACTACCTGCGCAAGCGGGGAGTGCTTCGTTGA
- a CDS encoding MoxR family ATPase, with protein sequence MAAEQDMQTPEAVKEACQKFGEQFRQLRTEVGKAVVGHTDVVDAVLISLFAGGNVLLEGVPGLGKTLLVRSLSEALHLHFSRIQFTPDLMPADVIGTTLVSEDQETGRRNFVFQRGPIFAQIVLADEINRATPKTQSALLEAMQERSVTVGGVTHALEKPFIVLATQNPIEQEGTYPLPEAQLDRFMFKVNVGYSQLQDLMTILDRTTGQEAPKVEPVMDGPSIIEVQKLVRGAIIAPHVKEYAARLVLATHPGGQFAAGGDNGPVAKYIRCGASPRAAQALLLGGKVRALIDGRYHVSYADIRETAILALRHRVLLNFEAEADRVDPDDVVKKIIELTPTEPVATRVA encoded by the coding sequence ATGGCAGCAGAGCAGGACATGCAGACACCAGAGGCCGTGAAGGAAGCCTGCCAGAAGTTCGGCGAGCAGTTCAGGCAACTGCGTACCGAGGTCGGCAAGGCCGTCGTCGGCCATACCGACGTCGTCGACGCGGTGCTCATCTCGCTGTTTGCCGGCGGAAACGTCTTGCTCGAGGGCGTGCCCGGGCTCGGCAAGACGCTGCTTGTGCGATCGCTCAGCGAGGCGTTGCACCTGCACTTCAGCCGCATCCAGTTCACGCCCGACCTGATGCCCGCCGACGTCATCGGCACGACCCTGGTGAGCGAGGACCAGGAGACGGGCCGGCGGAACTTCGTGTTCCAGAGGGGCCCGATCTTCGCACAGATCGTGCTGGCCGACGAGATCAATCGCGCGACGCCTAAGACGCAGAGCGCGCTGCTGGAGGCCATGCAGGAACGCAGCGTCACCGTCGGCGGCGTGACGCACGCGCTCGAGAAGCCCTTCATCGTGCTCGCAACGCAGAACCCCATCGAGCAAGAGGGCACGTACCCGCTGCCCGAGGCCCAGCTCGACCGATTCATGTTCAAGGTCAACGTGGGCTACAGCCAGCTTCAGGACCTCATGACGATCCTCGACCGCACGACCGGCCAGGAAGCGCCGAAGGTCGAGCCCGTGATGGACGGGCCGAGCATCATCGAGGTGCAGAAGCTGGTGCGTGGGGCCATCATCGCCCCGCACGTCAAGGAGTACGCCGCGCGCCTGGTGCTCGCGACGCACCCGGGCGGCCAGTTCGCGGCGGGCGGTGACAACGGCCCGGTGGCCAAGTACATCCGCTGCGGCGCCAGCCCCCGCGCGGCCCAGGCGTTGCTACTGGGCGGCAAGGTTCGTGCACTGATCGACGGCCGCTACCACGTCAGCTATGCCGACATCCGCGAGACGGCCATTCTCGCCCTACGGCACCGTGTGCTGCTGAACTTCGAAGCCGAGGCGGATCGGGTGGACCCGGACGACGTCGTGAAGAAGATCATCGAGCTGACGCCGACCGAGCCGGTGGCGACGCGGGTGGCGTGA
- a CDS encoding GC-type dockerin domain-anchored protein, protein MKTIALASLLAVPAVALAQVTPVGPFTGDLQEGFDGLPGGFPPSHPVFDGTAEMISTGGSMHTTTGWSFRCVIRPFEGTRLAASAGGFVVYEFTDEVGMFGGYFGTNADTSGPDATARFLDASGAVVDTAVIEIDPDCAWRWNGWEVAGGVTTIEIEGALFGGAFIQMDAMELTYGSGPCYADFDGDGSLTIFDFLAFQNAFDSGDLAADCDGDGDLTLFDFLCFQNAFDAGCD, encoded by the coding sequence ATGAAGACGATCGCTCTTGCATCGCTGCTCGCCGTTCCCGCCGTGGCGCTGGCTCAGGTCACGCCCGTGGGTCCGTTCACCGGTGACCTCCAGGAAGGCTTCGACGGCCTGCCCGGCGGGTTCCCGCCGTCCCACCCGGTGTTCGACGGCACCGCCGAGATGATCAGCACCGGCGGCTCTATGCACACCACGACCGGCTGGAGCTTCCGCTGCGTCATCCGCCCGTTCGAGGGCACCCGCCTGGCCGCTTCGGCCGGTGGTTTCGTGGTGTACGAGTTCACCGACGAGGTCGGCATGTTCGGCGGCTACTTCGGCACCAACGCCGACACGAGCGGCCCGGACGCCACCGCCCGCTTCCTGGATGCCTCGGGTGCCGTGGTCGACACCGCGGTCATCGAGATCGATCCCGATTGCGCGTGGCGCTGGAACGGCTGGGAAGTCGCCGGCGGCGTGACGACCATCGAGATCGAGGGCGCTTTGTTCGGCGGCGCGTTCATTCAGATGGACGCCATGGAACTCACGTACGGCTCGGGTCCCTGCTACGCCGACTTTGATGGCGATGGCAGCCTGACCATCTTCGACTTCCTGGCGTTCCAGAACGCCTTCGACTCGGGCGACCTGGCCGCCGACTGCGACGGCGACGGCGACCTGACCCTCTTCGACTTCCTGTGCTTCCAGAACGCCTTCGACGCGGGCTGCGACTAA
- a CDS encoding GxxExxY protein — MAGSMRYRDCSPEVEALASRVIGAAMEVHTCLGPGLLEGLYEDALCVELAAMGLPFQRQVEAVAEYKGVPLRSQRLDVVVNSNIVVELKAVERVQDVHKAQLLSYLRMTNLPLGLLINFNTTHLRDGLSRILNERALSSSSSPSRPSRSTNPS; from the coding sequence ATGGCTGGCTCCATGCGATACCGGGATTGTTCGCCAGAAGTCGAAGCTCTCGCAAGCAGAGTAATCGGCGCAGCAATGGAGGTGCACACCTGCCTGGGGCCGGGATTGCTGGAAGGGTTGTATGAGGATGCTCTCTGCGTCGAACTCGCCGCGATGGGCTTGCCCTTCCAGAGACAGGTCGAAGCCGTTGCGGAGTACAAGGGCGTCCCATTGCGAAGCCAGCGGCTGGATGTGGTTGTGAACAGTAACATCGTCGTCGAACTGAAAGCCGTGGAGCGAGTCCAGGACGTCCACAAGGCCCAACTACTCTCCTACCTCCGCATGACCAACCTCCCCCTCGGCCTCCTCATCAACTTCAACACAACCCACCTCCGCGATGGCTTGTCCCGAATCCTCAACGAACGAGCACTTTCCTCTTCTTCGAGCCCTTCGCGACCTTCGCGTTCAACAAATCCGAGTTGA
- a CDS encoding ABC transporter ATP-binding protein, giving the protein MIEARKLTKRYGKLLALDDLSLDIAPGEVFGFIGPNGAGKSTTMKILACLMKADSGSATVDGHDVRTDGPTIRRLIGYMPDFLGVYEDLTVDEYLQFFASAFDIPRKQRRSVVSGVLELTDLADKRRSPVDGLSRGMTQRLGVARVLIHDPKVLLLDEPASGLDPRARIEMRTLLAELGRMGKSIMISSHILTELAELCNTIGIIEKGKLLFSGSLEDAYRKASLGDRVRITIEGGLSTEVAAAALEGDGRVTRVSTNGSAITVDLGPEVESRHFLVEKLVAAGARIGAIRPEEARLEDAFLRLTKGSVQ; this is encoded by the coding sequence ATGATCGAGGCACGCAAGCTGACCAAGCGCTACGGAAAGCTCCTGGCGCTCGACGACCTTTCGCTGGACATCGCGCCGGGTGAGGTCTTTGGATTCATCGGCCCCAACGGTGCGGGCAAGAGCACGACGATGAAGATCCTGGCGTGCCTGATGAAGGCCGACTCGGGCTCGGCAACCGTCGACGGCCATGACGTCCGCACGGACGGCCCCACCATCCGTCGGCTCATCGGCTACATGCCAGACTTCCTGGGCGTCTACGAGGACCTCACCGTCGACGAATACCTCCAGTTCTTCGCGTCGGCCTTCGACATCCCCCGCAAGCAGCGCAGGAGCGTGGTAAGCGGTGTGCTCGAGCTGACCGACCTGGCCGACAAGCGGCGAAGCCCGGTCGACGGGCTCAGCCGAGGCATGACCCAGCGCCTGGGCGTCGCCCGCGTGCTCATCCACGATCCCAAGGTGCTCCTTCTCGACGAGCCGGCCAGCGGCCTCGATCCGCGCGCTCGGATCGAGATGCGCACGCTGCTGGCCGAGCTGGGCCGCATGGGCAAGTCGATCATGATCTCGAGCCACATCCTCACGGAGCTGGCCGAGCTCTGCAACACCATCGGCATCATCGAGAAGGGCAAGCTCTTGTTCTCGGGCAGCCTGGAAGACGCGTACCGCAAGGCGTCGCTGGGCGATCGCGTCCGCATCACGATCGAGGGCGGCTTATCGACGGAGGTTGCCGCCGCGGCCCTCGAGGGCGACGGACGCGTCACGCGCGTCTCGACCAACGGCTCGGCGATCACGGTCGATCTCGGTCCCGAGGTCGAGTCCCGGCACTTTTTGGTCGAGAAGCTCGTGGCCGCCGGGGCCCGCATCGGCGCGATCCGTCCCGAGGAAGCCCGCCTCGAAGACGCGTTCCTCCGCCTGACCAAGGGCAGCGTGCAATGA
- a CDS encoding VWA domain-containing protein, with the protein MLAVLAVLRVGPIEFAQPQWFWLLAILVPLAVLIGRKSLSGMATNGRRVALVVRLFVLAMLVAALARPSSRDAAEDVAATIVVDMSRSVPTSVQERARAFVRDAAEQGKEPTDRIGTVAVAGEAIIEHLPRTMAPEIDRAFAGRTDQTNIAEAIRLALAVRPTDAAYRVVLMTDGNETTGDLLAEARSARAQGVPVDVLPLRYNYQDEVIVEQVLAPATARMGENANLRVALRSNSASSGTLTITANGSPINIAADGPGPGVRIDLDPGLNTFVVPIRIPGTEVLRFEAIFEPDASVAGDTILENNRALATTFVAGEGKVLVLVEDPPTAQPFLQALTEAGVIADARPSAAMPDSLVGLGAYDAIVLMNQPAANFSRMAMDQLRQYVHDAGGGLVMMGGPNSFGAGGWINSPLEDALPIRLDPPQKRQLPKGAIAIVIDTSGSMGGGVGGLGQSQLDIAKEGALAGINTLSARDMASVIRFDSSAGLVMPMAELSDRGAFAAAIRRMQVGGGTNMAPGLIMALEQLEAAPAAVKHIIVLSDGQTMGGEREFRSIIRRALQSNVSISTVTIGDFSNDALMQEIAAATRGRYYPVTIANSKAQLPEIFIREAQTISRPLVWEGTPFVPAFTPGLTEASRGIRGVPPISGYVVAGEREGMSVVTMRGQENDPVMAQWQHGLGRVITYTSDALSRWNPMWLAWGDYKQFWEQHVRWTMRASGDANVRVVTTREGDRTRVVVEATDAGGQRMNFATINGRLAAPDGTGIDVSLQQTGPGIYEGVYQTEQSGSYLLSLNYDAPGSDGQRLRGSARAAIDRPFADEFRATRTNEALLRQVAEITGGQVLSADTIDETTNPWRRQGLEMPVALQSIWLLVAMIGIGLFLLDVGIRRVRVDVRGIGRFVQKALNSKQQTQSQQIDALRAARAKAQDRLKRPDEGPSQKVRAAMRASEQQATAKARFEVSDEDLKRQKGSVVEGTGNGAPQQAAKPKKDATPDEEEQGMSRLLKAKQRTRDEFEDR; encoded by the coding sequence TTGCTAGCGGTTCTCGCCGTGCTCCGAGTCGGGCCGATCGAGTTTGCCCAGCCCCAGTGGTTCTGGCTGCTGGCGATCCTCGTGCCGCTGGCCGTGCTCATCGGGCGGAAGAGCCTGTCGGGCATGGCGACGAACGGCCGGCGCGTCGCGCTCGTCGTGCGGCTGTTCGTCCTGGCGATGCTGGTGGCTGCACTCGCCCGGCCCTCTTCACGCGACGCGGCCGAAGACGTCGCAGCCACCATCGTGGTCGACATGAGCCGGTCTGTGCCAACCAGCGTGCAGGAGCGGGCGCGAGCGTTCGTGCGTGATGCGGCCGAGCAGGGCAAGGAACCGACCGACCGCATCGGCACGGTCGCCGTCGCGGGCGAGGCGATCATCGAGCACCTGCCGCGCACGATGGCCCCCGAGATCGACCGGGCGTTCGCGGGCCGGACCGACCAGACCAACATCGCCGAGGCCATCCGCCTCGCGCTCGCGGTTCGTCCCACCGATGCGGCGTACCGGGTCGTCCTGATGACCGACGGCAACGAGACGACGGGCGACTTGCTGGCCGAGGCGCGGTCGGCCCGAGCCCAGGGCGTACCGGTCGACGTGCTGCCGTTGCGGTACAACTACCAGGACGAGGTCATCGTCGAGCAAGTACTGGCGCCTGCAACGGCCCGCATGGGCGAAAACGCAAACCTTCGCGTCGCCCTGCGCTCGAACAGCGCGAGCAGTGGAACGCTCACCATCACCGCCAACGGCTCGCCCATCAACATCGCGGCCGACGGCCCCGGTCCGGGCGTGCGTATCGACCTCGATCCGGGTCTGAACACGTTCGTCGTTCCCATCCGCATCCCCGGCACCGAGGTGCTGCGATTCGAAGCGATCTTTGAGCCGGACGCTTCCGTCGCGGGCGACACCATCCTCGAGAACAACCGTGCGCTGGCGACCACCTTCGTGGCGGGCGAGGGGAAGGTGCTCGTTCTCGTCGAGGATCCGCCGACGGCCCAGCCCTTCCTCCAGGCGCTCACCGAGGCGGGCGTCATCGCGGATGCCCGGCCGTCGGCGGCGATGCCCGACAGCCTCGTGGGCCTCGGTGCGTACGACGCAATCGTGCTCATGAACCAGCCCGCGGCCAACTTCAGCCGCATGGCGATGGACCAGCTTCGTCAATACGTGCATGATGCGGGCGGCGGGCTCGTGATGATGGGCGGGCCAAACTCCTTTGGCGCCGGCGGGTGGATCAACAGCCCGCTCGAGGACGCGCTGCCGATCCGCCTCGACCCGCCGCAAAAGCGGCAGCTCCCCAAGGGCGCCATCGCGATCGTGATCGATACGTCGGGGTCGATGGGTGGAGGCGTGGGCGGGCTCGGCCAGAGCCAACTCGACATCGCCAAGGAGGGCGCGCTCGCGGGCATCAACACGCTCTCGGCCCGCGACATGGCGTCCGTCATCCGTTTCGACAGCAGCGCGGGTCTGGTGATGCCGATGGCCGAGCTCTCCGACCGCGGCGCGTTCGCGGCGGCAATCCGGCGAATGCAGGTCGGCGGCGGGACGAACATGGCTCCGGGCCTGATCATGGCGCTCGAGCAGCTCGAAGCCGCGCCGGCGGCCGTCAAGCACATCATCGTGCTCAGCGATGGCCAGACCATGGGCGGCGAGCGTGAGTTCCGCTCGATCATTCGCCGCGCGCTGCAGTCAAACGTGTCGATCTCAACCGTCACGATCGGCGACTTCAGCAACGACGCGCTCATGCAGGAGATCGCCGCTGCGACCCGCGGCAGGTACTACCCAGTGACGATCGCCAACAGCAAGGCCCAGCTCCCCGAAATCTTCATCCGCGAGGCGCAGACCATCAGCCGCCCGCTGGTATGGGAGGGCACGCCGTTCGTGCCGGCGTTCACACCCGGACTGACCGAGGCCTCGCGCGGCATCCGAGGCGTGCCACCGATCAGCGGCTACGTCGTCGCCGGCGAGCGCGAGGGCATGTCTGTCGTCACGATGCGCGGCCAGGAGAACGACCCCGTGATGGCTCAATGGCAGCACGGGCTTGGGCGCGTGATCACCTACACCAGCGACGCGCTCAGCCGCTGGAACCCCATGTGGCTGGCCTGGGGCGACTACAAGCAGTTCTGGGAGCAGCACGTCCGCTGGACCATGCGCGCCAGTGGCGACGCCAACGTCCGCGTCGTGACGACGCGTGAGGGCGACCGCACGCGCGTCGTGGTCGAGGCAACCGACGCGGGCGGCCAGCGCATGAACTTCGCGACCATTAACGGCCGCCTGGCCGCGCCCGACGGAACGGGCATCGACGTCTCGCTGCAGCAGACCGGGCCGGGCATCTACGAGGGCGTGTACCAGACCGAGCAGTCGGGCTCGTACCTCTTGAGCCTCAACTACGACGCGCCCGGGAGCGACGGGCAGCGCCTGCGCGGCAGCGCCCGCGCCGCGATCGACCGGCCGTTCGCCGACGAATTCCGCGCGACGCGCACGAACGAGGCGTTGCTCCGCCAAGTTGCCGAGATTACGGGCGGGCAGGTACTCTCGGCAGACACCATCGACGAGACGACCAACCCGTGGCGCCGGCAGGGCCTCGAGATGCCCGTCGCGCTGCAGAGCATCTGGCTGCTGGTCGCGATGATCGGAATCGGGCTGTTCCTGCTGGACGTCGGCATCCGCCGCGTCCGCGTCGACGTGCGCGGCATCGGCCGGTTCGTGCAGAAAGCACTGAACTCGAAGCAGCAGACGCAATCGCAGCAGATCGATGCATTGAGGGCTGCGCGAGCTAAGGCCCAGGACCGACTGAAGCGGCCCGACGAGGGCCCAAGCCAGAAGGTCCGGGCCGCGATGCGGGCCAGCGAGCAACAGGCGACCGCCAAGGCCCGCTTCGAGGTGTCCGACGAGGACCTGAAGCGGCAGAAGGGCAGCGTGGTCGAGGGAACGGGCAACGGCGCGCCCCAGCAGGCCGCCAAGCCCAAGAAGGACGCCACGCCCGACGAGGAAGAGCAGGGCATGTCGCGCCTGCTCAAGGCCAAGCAGCGCACGCGCGACGAATTTGAGGATAGATAG